CACAGGAATGCCTGCTGCGGTAAGACGCGCAACGCCTTCCATACGCTGCTCATCGGTCAGCAGTGGCCAGTCGCCCATCGAACCGCAGTAAACGACAGCCGACATGCCAGCCGCGATCAGTTCCTTGCCTTTGCGCACCAGCGCATCGAAATCAGGCGTACGATCGTCCTTGCATGGGGTCATCAGAGCCGGAATCACGCCGGAGAAAATATTGGCAGCCATCTAAAACTCCTCTCAGGGCATTTCCAGTAAAACTGCAGAGCAGCTTTGCAACGGACAATGCAACAAAACAAAAAACAGCGCAGTTGAAACTGTCGTGGCGTATTGCCTCGTATCAACTCTCTATAACTGATATATCAGTATGTATTTTATTTGTCGACAAAAATTAGACAGGTCTACAAACTTATTTCCAGACGGTCGTCACGCATCACCAGTTTCTGCACTTGCCGCACAATCTGCTCGGCGTGTTCATGCGCTAATTGCTCGGCAAGTTTGACGTCACGCGCGGCAATTGCTGCGATCATTTCGTCGTGCTCTTCCACAAAACGTTTTGGCAGCCGATCATTATAAGACTGATAGTAAAGTCGCAGAATACGACGTCCCTCATCGAGAAGACGCTTGAACAATGTAATGAAATAGGGATTGCGCCCCGCTTCCGCGATCGCCAGATGCAAAGCCGCATTGGTGGCAATCATGCCAAGCGCGTCCTGTGCTTCAACCGCTGCCGCGAACTCTTTCTGATGCGCCGCGATGATCTCCAGATCTTCGGGACGATGGTTTTTGGCTGCAAGCTGCGTAGTCACGCGATACATCAGCGTCAAAGCATCGAAATAGGTATGCATATTGAGGAAATCGATATTTGACACCATGGTCGAGCGGTTTGGCAACGTATCAATCAACCCCTCGCCTGCCAGCCGCACCAACGCCTCCCGGATTGGCGTACGGGACATTTTGAAACGCTCGGCAAGTTGAACCTCATCAATTGAGTTACCGGGCGGCAGAACCAGATCGAGAATTTCATCGCGTAGCAGGTCATAGACCATTTTAACGCCCGATCCACGCTTACGCTCATTTGTGAGGATGGCTTCACTATCCGTCATAGGCTTATCCTTCTGTCGGAAATTTAAGCGTTTCCCGAAAAGTGCGAAGCGGTTTTCGGGAAACGCTTTAAGACAAATGATTAGAGCGCCAATCTGATACAATCAGATCGAAACGCATTCTACGCGAAAGGTTCAGTTGGTCCCTTGGCAGGTTGCGTGAACCACTCAGGGCCTTGATCCGTCATGTAAATATGGTCCTCAAGACGCACACCAAACTGCCCTGGCACAACAATCATCGGTTCATTGGAGAAGCACATGCCCGGCGCGAGCGGCAACTCATTGCCACGAACAATATACGGCGCTTCATGGATTTCGAGACCCAGGCCATGGCCTGCGCGATGCGGCAGGCCGGGCAGTTGGTAGTCTGGTCCGAGACCATGCTTGACCATCACAGCGCGGGCGGCATCATCAAGTCTGGAACAGGCCGCACCAACTTTTGCTGCATCAAACACAGCCTGTTGCGCCTGTCGCTCGATCGTCCAGATGCGCTCAAACTCGGCTGTCGGTTCTTCCAGCATATAGGTGCGCGTCAGATCAGAATGATAGCCATCGATCCGGCAACCTGTATCAACGAGAATGACATCACCGTTCTTGTAAAACTGCTCACCATCGGCACCATGCGGCAGCGATGTTGCCTCACCAAAAGAGACAATGCAGAAAGTTGAGCCACCAGAGGCGCCCATTTCGCGATGCTGCTCATCGATAAAACGCACGACCTCTGACGCGGCCATGCCCGGACGGATGAACTGGTGCGCACGGCGATGAACCTCAAGCGTCAGCTCCATGGCATATTTGATAATGCCGATCTCTGTTTCAGACTTGCGAATACGCTGCTCACGGATAATTGGCCCTGCATCGACAAGACAATCAGCACCGATTTCGTTGCACAAAGCATTATAGACAAACAGCGGCACAGCATCGTCAACGGCTAGTGTGTCACCCGCTTTTAACAGCGAGGAAACCAGTGCAGCACTATTCTCTTCTTCCTGCCAGACGCGGATTTCGCCCGGCAAATGCGGAAGGCTTTCCACGCGGCTCTGCTCAAAACCCGGAACAATATAAACAATGTCTGTCTGTGTGATAATGGTACCGAGCAGGCGTTCACTCGAATGCCAGACAAGACCTGTGAAATAACGCAGGCTTGCGGTTGACCCAAGTAGCAGAGCACCAACGCCTTTTTCGCTCAGAGAACGGCGCAAAATTTCCAATCGCTGCAGCCGCTCATCATTGGAAATACGCGGTGCATGGGTTGTGACAGACATTCCTTATTCCCTTCAGCAAATGCCACTCCTACCGTGACATGCTGAAAGGATAAATCTCTGTACGCAATTTGTCGACAGGGTCAGATTTTCACAAGACCCGTCCGTTTCAAAAGCCCCATCAGCAGCAAGGGCAGCAGTGTTGTCAGCAGAATCGCGATAAATGCCATCGCCATGCCAAGACCAACTGATCCCTGCTCAAACTGTCGCCAGATGAAAATCGATATGGTCTGCATACCAACAGGAGCAACAAGAATCGATGCCACCAGTTCACGCGTCGCCACCGCAAAGACCAGCAGCATCGCAGTGATAAGGCTGGGCGCAATCAGCGGCAGCATGATGCGGCGGAATGTAGTAAAACTGCTTGCACCACATACCCGTGCCGCTGCTTCGAGATTATCGCCGATCTGGTGAAACGCAGCTGTCGCGTAGCGAATTGGCTGCGGCAGCAAAATACAGCAGTAAGCAAGCAGCAGGATCAGCGGTGTATTATAAGGCGAAATGAGCAGCGATGGCTGGTTCCATGCGAGGATAAGGCCGACAGCAACAACGACACCCGGCAGGGAATTCGGCAAGACAGTCAACACATCCAGCCAGAAACGCCCACGGAAGCGCATTTTTACCACCGCATAAGCGGCAACTGCACCAAGAAAGCCAGTCAACAGAGCGCTTGCCACGCCAAGCGACAGACTATTGACCAGCGCGCGCATGGCACCCGCGCTATTATCAGCAATATCTGCAAAATTATCGAAGCCAAGATTTGCAGGCGTCAGTCCACCGGAAATTGTCTTCGACATTGCCGTCGCAAGGATTGCAAGGAGCGGCACGCCGGTTGCGGCGAAAGCTATCACAGCAAACAAAATCACGACCGGGATTTTGAGTGTTCCAAGATCCCGCTTGTCTTTGTTCTGCGGCTTGCCGCCTGTCGTTACATAGGAACGACGCGTCAAAATCCAACGCTGAAACATGAACGCTGCGAGCGAAAGACAGACCAACGCTAACGAGAAGACCGCCGCTCCCGAAAGATCAATCGGCCAGTCAGATATTCTGAGGTCGATTTCCGTTACCAGAACTTCAAAACCAGAACGCCTGCCAAGTGCGGCAGGTGTTCCGTATTCCTCAATGGCAGAGGCAAAAACGAGCAACAAGCTTGCGGCCAGTCCGGGCGTTGCCAATGGCAGCGTGATCCGGAAGAACGAACGCCAGGGCGAAGCACCAAAAACACGCCCCACATCCGAATAACGTGCTCCGACTGCTTCGATGGTGCGCGAAACCGCAAAATAGACCAATGGAAATGTATTGAGCGCCATGACAAATGTCATGCCCGCAAGCGAGAACAGAAATGGCGCGAGATGGAAGCCCGTAAGCTGATCGAGATAGCCGCGCGGTTGTAATGTCATGATCCAGCCAAGCGTTGCGATATAGGGCGGGATCATGAAGGGCACCAGCATCAATACGTCCCACACCAACGCGAAAGGCACTTTATACAGTGCCCGGAATACCGCCAGAGGCACTGCAATCAGCGCCGACAATGCCACCACGCAAAGCCCGAGCAACACAGTGTTACCGGTCATGCGCAAGAGCCTGGGATCTTCAAAAAGAGCTGGCAAATGGGCAAAGGGTGCAGTCAGCAGACCTTGGCCGATCTGCGGGAAAATGGCTTGCAGAACGATGAAAATGAATGGAACCGCAACCACAATCGCGAGTCCGATGACAGCCACAAAGCCAAGGGGATTTGAAGCAGTAGCGGTCTTAGCACTCATGATAGCCTCTGCGGTCGCCGAGCAGCATATACAATATATCCACTCGCTCATAATCTAGTGAATTGAAAGAATAAGAGGCTCTCCCTGAAAAACAGGAAGAGCCGTTTGAACGCGCATCTGATCCGAAAACTGTTTCACAATTTTCGGAATGTGCTCCAGATCTTATTTCTTCGCGCCGAAGATCGCGTTGAATTCCTTCAACGTTTCGTTGCGCTTGCCGTAAACGGCTGCTGCGTCGATCTTCAGAATCTTCAGATCGCTGATCAATGGACGGTTTGCTGCAATGTCAGAACGCGCAGGCATCAAATAGGTATCCGCCACCATCTTCTGACCTTCATCCGACAGCATGTAATCGATGAACTGTTTGGCTTCATCCTGGTTTTTCGACCATTTGAGGATCATGGCCGGACGCGGGGCAATAACCGTGCCCGATTCAGGGAATATGACATCAATTGCTTCGCCCTTGGCCTTACCTGCGAGCGAGATGTAATCGACTGCTCCAAATACAGCGGCCTTTGAACCCTGAAGCACCGGGTTAAGCGCTTCGGCATTGGCACCGGCAGCAGCTGCACCATTTTCATGCAGATGTTTGAAAAGGTCCCAACCCTGCTCTGTCTGCAAAGCTGCAACGAGTTCGAAAGTTGCACCCGACTGCGCTGGATCAGGCAAATTGACCAGGTCCTTATATTCCGGCTTGGCAAGATCTGCCCACTCGGTTGGCTTCGGGGTCTTGCTGTTTGGATTCCATGCGATGCCAAGTGCCGAAACGCCCTGGGCAACAGCTGTTTCATTCTTCAGAAAATCAGGAACCTTTTCAGCATTGGGGCTCGTATAGGCCACAAGCCAGTCGCGCTTTGCAAAATCGGTTGCTGTATCCCATGACGCTGAAATCAGAACATCTACAACCGGATTGGCAGCTTCGGCTTCAATACGTGCCATGACCTTGCCGGTCGTTGCCTGAAAGACATTGACCTTCGTGCCAGTCTTGGCGGTAAAGCCTGCGGCCAGACCTTCGATCAGCTTGCCCGGACCTGCCGAATAGACGGTGACGTCAGCAAATGCAGCCGTGCTGGCAAGCAGTGCTGCTGCAAAGGCAAACGTGGTGCCAATAAGGGACTTCTTCATAAATCTCTCCTGAGATGCAGTGACGTGAAGTGATTGTTACGAGAACCAGCGCAGCTGTTCTGTATCGATGGCAATGCCGACCGGCATACCGGGCGAAAGCCGGCTGTGATCGAGATAGGTCAGTTCATGTCCGGCATGATGTGCGCCAATACGAACCGTTGTCAGATGGCCATCTCCGCGGAAATGAGTACGTAAGACTGTTGCCCGAATTGCCGCATCGTCGATTGCAACGCTGCGCACCGAGCGCGATGGCAGAAGGACATGCGTCGCATGTGGCGGCATGGCAACATGGCTCAACCGCACTTCAGTTTGAGAAATACGATAGAAGCTATTTTCACGTTCCACCGGCACCACACAGCCAAGACGCAGGAAATCCGCAACAGCGGGTGTTGTAGGATAGGCGACCAGCATTTCAGGTGCTGCAAGTTGTTCTATTACCCCTGCCCGCATGATCGCCACCTGATGCGCCAGTGAGAAAGCCTCACTTTGATCATGTGTAACGTAGATTGCAGTCAGACCGAGATTGGCGACAAGCTGACCGATCTCACTGACCATGTTTTCGCGCAATTCGCGATCAAGGTTCGATAACGGCTCATCGAAAAGCACCAGACCAGGCTCGGCAACGATCGCACGTGCAATGGCTACACGCTGCTGCTGACCACCAGACATGTCGCTGATTGAGCGATCCCCGAAACCCGAAAGGCCAACGCGATCCAGCGCCGACTTCACACGCTTTTCGCGCTCCGCACGTCCTATACCGCGCATCTCCAGCGGAAACGAAACATTCCCGTATACTGACATATGCGGCCAGAGTGCATAATCCTGAAACACCATGCCAAGATGACGTTTTTCCGGTGGTGCAAAGGTGCCGTTCGTAGCATCAGCTACTTTTATACCATTGATGGTGACAGACCCCTTGGTCGGAGCCAGCAATCCGGCGACAAGCCGCAGAAGCGTCGTCTTTCCACATCCAGACGGACCCAGCAGGGCAAGCGTTTGTCCCTTTGGAAGGGTCAGATCCACGTTTTTGAGGATCACGCTGCTGCCATAGGCAAGGCTTAGCCCGGAGACTTCAACAGCAGCTTCTGCGTGTAATTGAGTTTCATGTAGCATATTCGCGCAATCTGAATGGTTTGCGCGCTTTTATTCCGGCCTCGTGACAGAGGAATGACAAAAACCACATGGCGCAGAACCACAGCGATTCAGCACCTACTAAAATAAGAAGAAGCCAAACAAAAGAATCATCTCTATAAGAAGCACTGGAGTTGATACCGAATGCAGTAAATAGTATAAAATTGATATTTTTTGTATAAAATTGACACTATAGCTCTATTAACGAAATTATTTCCCGTTCAAACTTAACGGAAACTGAACTAACAGGACATTATATTTAAGTTTATTGCAATTTCAGGAGATAAAAATCGTTAGAAATGTTGATATGGGCTTGAAATGCCCATACACTAAAAAACTAATAAGAAAAACAAATACATATACTTGTAATGCAAAATACCTTGGAGGACGGCCGATTATCGGTCCGTTTGGAGCATTCAGGAGGGACTATGTGTATTAAGTTTAGTACGCTTGCAGGAATCTTTACCGCAGGCTTGTTGATACCGACCGTTGTAAACGCGCAAACGACTTCTACGCAGTTCACAGTTCAGATAACCATAGCAGGCGCCTGCCAGATCAACTCGGCAACGAATTTGGATTTTGGCACGCACGGGGTCCTGGCGGCGAACACCGATGCGACCAGTGTCGTGACGGTTCAATGCACCAATACCACTCCTTTCAATATTGGCTTGAGCGAAGGCGCAGGATCAAACGCCTCCGTCGCCAGCCGTCTTATGACAGGAGCCGGCGGCGCGACAGTTACCTATTCGCTGTACCAAACAGCCACACGTGACACGGTTTGGGGCGCCTCTGTTGGCACCGACACTGTTTCAGGAACGGGCACAGGTGCGGCTCAGCAGTTCACTGTCTATGGCCGCGTCCTCCCTCAGAACACACCGGCCCCCGGCGTCTATACCGATACGGTTACTGCGACGATAACGTATTGAACGTAAAGGGAGACTTGCATGCGTATTCTCATACTTGCAGCGCTGGTTGTTGCTGGCCTGCATATTTCTTCTGCGCAATCAAACGCGGCATCGTTAAGAGTGTCTCCGGTTCTGATAGACCTTAGCGCCCCAACGGCCGCGTCCAGCGTTCGGATTTGGAACGATGCAAAACGCCCCATCAACGTACAGGTCAGAATATTCCGGTGGAGCCAGAGCAATGGCGTCGATAGCTATACCCCCGCCACAGATGTCGCCGTAAGTCCGCCGATCTCGCAACTGAAGGCGGGCGGCGAAAATATGGTTCGCGTGGTTCGCACATCAAAGCGGCCGGTCAAAGCAGAAGAAAGCTACCGCCTGATCGTGGACGAGTTGCCAAGTTCTTCACAACAGAAGTCGGGAACCGTCAATCTCGTCATCAGACATTCTATTCCGGTTTTCTTCTCACCACAGGACAACAGCGGTGCTGATGTGGCCTGGAATGTGCAGCAAAAGGCTGGCGGATATCAAATCACGGTCAACAACCGGGGAGACAAGCGCATGCGCGTCTCCGATCTGGCGTTACAGAACAAAGGCGGTGCGCCCGTCGCACAACAAAAGGGACTTGTGGGCTATGTGCTCGGGAAATCGAGTGTTTCCTGGTTCATCCCCGGTACACGCAATAATCGAGGTGGTGGCTCGCTGACGATCTCAGCACAAAGCGAAGCTGGCCCGATTAATGCGCAAGCGAACGTCAGGGGCGGTTGACCTTGCTGTTTTGACGATTGCTTGTCTGACGATCTTCTCAGCCTTTCCGAAGGCTGCAGCTCAAGATTTGCCACCCCCTTCGGCAGGAATCGTTAGTCCTGACGATGAATTTCAAGAGCTGCAACTCGAGGTCTTCGTGAATGGTTCATCTTCGGAGTTGATTGCTGCCTTTCGTCAAACACCCGACGGGCTCCTGTTAATAGAGTCCCAGCAACTGAAAAATGTCGGCATCAAGCCTGCGAAGGAAGCGACAAGGGAGGACGGCTGGGTCGATATCGGCCGGCTACCCGGTGTGGTGGCAACTTATGATGAAGAGAACCAGACTGTAAGCTTTGACGCCATGGAGGATAGCCGTGCGGCGCGGATCATTGATGCGCAAGCAGATGAAACACTGCAAGCCAGCGAGGAGGAAGAGCCAGTCGTAACAAGCAATCTGGGAGGGTTGATCAACTATACCGTCTATGGATCGACTGGTGGTTCGAAATGGGACGACCTGACTTCATTCCAAGGTGTTTCAAGCCTGCTTGAAGGACGTCTGTTCGGTCCTTATGGTGTGCTGACGTCATCGCAGATTTTAAGCTCTTCAGACGCGGCAAACTTTGGTTCTACGCGACTTGATACACGATGGTCCTATTCCGATCCGACGCGCCTGATGACGTATAACGTCGGCGATATAATCTCTGGTGGCCTATCCTGGACACGCCCAACTCGCTTGGGCGGCATACAAATACGCCGCAATTTCACGCTGCGCCCCGATCTGGTAACGATGCCGTTGCCAGAGCTTTCCGGTTCTGCCGCAGTGCCTTCAACGATCGATGTCTATGTCGACAATGCTCAACGCGCCTCACGTTCGGTTCCATCGGGACCGTTTTCAATCACCAATCTACCGATCATTACAGGTGCTGGCACAGCGCGTCTTGTGGTGCGCGATGCGCTTGGCCGTGAAACAGTCTCGGAGACGCCATTCTATGCGTCGTCTGATCTTTTGGCTAAGGGACTTGCAGATTTTTCCGCCGAGATTGGTTTTGCCCGCCGCTATTATGGTGTTGAATCGAATAATTATGATGAGCGCCCGATAGGCTCTGCAACACTCCGCTACGGTCTGACGAACAACTTCACCATAGAAGCCCATGCCGAAGGTGCCGAAAATTTTTACAATGCAGGCGCTGGCAGCGTCTTTAATGTCGGCACTTTCGGCGTTGGCTCCGTTGCGGCATCCAGCAGCCGCTTTGGTGATGAAACCGGCTATCAGGTTGCCGCAAGCCTCGAAGCTGAACTCTGGAACATCAAGTTTTTCGCAAGAACACAACGGACTTTCGGCGACTTCAATGACATGGCTTCCGTCACCGCCGATATCGCCAGGTTTGGGCTACCCTCGACGCTTTACAATGCAAAGCCACCGCGATCGCTCGATCAGGCTTCTATTGCCTTGCCTCCCATATTCGAGAACCTCAATCTCAACTTTTCATACGCGCAATTGGAAACGGCGAATTTCGACAAGTCCCGCATTGTCAGCATGACCGCAACCAAACCCATCG
The genomic region above belongs to Ochrobactrum quorumnocens and contains:
- a CDS encoding GntR family transcriptional regulator, which produces MTDSEAILTNERKRGSGVKMVYDLLRDEILDLVLPPGNSIDEVQLAERFKMSRTPIREALVRLAGEGLIDTLPNRSTMVSNIDFLNMHTYFDALTLMYRVTTQLAAKNHRPEDLEIIAAHQKEFAAAVEAQDALGMIATNAALHLAIAEAGRNPYFITLFKRLLDEGRRILRLYYQSYNDRLPKRFVEEHDEMIAAIAARDVKLAEQLAHEHAEQIVRQVQKLVMRDDRLEISL
- a CDS encoding M24 family metallopeptidase, producing the protein MSVTTHAPRISNDERLQRLEILRRSLSEKGVGALLLGSTASLRYFTGLVWHSSERLLGTIITQTDIVYIVPGFEQSRVESLPHLPGEIRVWQEEENSAALVSSLLKAGDTLAVDDAVPLFVYNALCNEIGADCLVDAGPIIREQRIRKSETEIGIIKYAMELTLEVHRRAHQFIRPGMAASEVVRFIDEQHREMGASGGSTFCIVSFGEATSLPHGADGEQFYKNGDVILVDTGCRIDGYHSDLTRTYMLEEPTAEFERIWTIERQAQQAVFDAAKVGAACSRLDDAARAVMVKHGLGPDYQLPGLPHRAGHGLGLEIHEAPYIVRGNELPLAPGMCFSNEPMIVVPGQFGVRLEDHIYMTDQGPEWFTQPAKGPTEPFA
- a CDS encoding ABC transporter permease; the encoded protein is MSAKTATASNPLGFVAVIGLAIVVAVPFIFIVLQAIFPQIGQGLLTAPFAHLPALFEDPRLLRMTGNTVLLGLCVVALSALIAVPLAVFRALYKVPFALVWDVLMLVPFMIPPYIATLGWIMTLQPRGYLDQLTGFHLAPFLFSLAGMTFVMALNTFPLVYFAVSRTIEAVGARYSDVGRVFGASPWRSFFRITLPLATPGLAASLLLVFASAIEEYGTPAALGRRSGFEVLVTEIDLRISDWPIDLSGAAVFSLALVCLSLAAFMFQRWILTRRSYVTTGGKPQNKDKRDLGTLKIPVVILFAVIAFAATGVPLLAILATAMSKTISGGLTPANLGFDNFADIADNSAGAMRALVNSLSLGVASALLTGFLGAVAAYAVVKMRFRGRFWLDVLTVLPNSLPGVVVAVGLILAWNQPSLLISPYNTPLILLLAYCCILLPQPIRYATAAFHQIGDNLEAAARVCGASSFTTFRRIMLPLIAPSLITAMLLVFAVATRELVASILVAPVGMQTISIFIWRQFEQGSVGLGMAMAFIAILLTTLLPLLLMGLLKRTGLVKI
- a CDS encoding ABC transporter substrate-binding protein → MKKSLIGTTFAFAAALLASTAAFADVTVYSAGPGKLIEGLAAGFTAKTGTKVNVFQATTGKVMARIEAEAANPVVDVLISASWDTATDFAKRDWLVAYTSPNAEKVPDFLKNETAVAQGVSALGIAWNPNSKTPKPTEWADLAKPEYKDLVNLPDPAQSGATFELVAALQTEQGWDLFKHLHENGAAAAGANAEALNPVLQGSKAAVFGAVDYISLAGKAKGEAIDVIFPESGTVIAPRPAMILKWSKNQDEAKQFIDYMLSDEGQKMVADTYLMPARSDIAANRPLISDLKILKIDAAAVYGKRNETLKEFNAIFGAKK
- a CDS encoding ABC transporter ATP-binding protein yields the protein MLHETQLHAEAAVEVSGLSLAYGSSVILKNVDLTLPKGQTLALLGPSGCGKTTLLRLVAGLLAPTKGSVTINGIKVADATNGTFAPPEKRHLGMVFQDYALWPHMSVYGNVSFPLEMRGIGRAEREKRVKSALDRVGLSGFGDRSISDMSGGQQQRVAIARAIVAEPGLVLFDEPLSNLDRELRENMVSEIGQLVANLGLTAIYVTHDQSEAFSLAHQVAIMRAGVIEQLAAPEMLVAYPTTPAVADFLRLGCVVPVERENSFYRISQTEVRLSHVAMPPHATHVLLPSRSVRSVAIDDAAIRATVLRTHFRGDGHLTTVRIGAHHAGHELTYLDHSRLSPGMPVGIAIDTEQLRWFS
- a CDS encoding Csu type fimbrial protein, giving the protein MCIKFSTLAGIFTAGLLIPTVVNAQTTSTQFTVQITIAGACQINSATNLDFGTHGVLAANTDATSVVTVQCTNTTPFNIGLSEGAGSNASVASRLMTGAGGATVTYSLYQTATRDTVWGASVGTDTVSGTGTGAAQQFTVYGRVLPQNTPAPGVYTDTVTATITY
- a CDS encoding fimbrial biogenesis chaperone is translated as MRILILAALVVAGLHISSAQSNAASLRVSPVLIDLSAPTAASSVRIWNDAKRPINVQVRIFRWSQSNGVDSYTPATDVAVSPPISQLKAGGENMVRVVRTSKRPVKAEESYRLIVDELPSSSQQKSGTVNLVIRHSIPVFFSPQDNSGADVAWNVQQKAGGYQITVNNRGDKRMRVSDLALQNKGGAPVAQQKGLVGYVLGKSSVSWFIPGTRNNRGGGSLTISAQSEAGPINAQANVRGG
- a CDS encoding fimbria/pilus outer membrane usher protein, whose amino-acid sequence is MRKRTSGAVDLAVLTIACLTIFSAFPKAAAQDLPPPSAGIVSPDDEFQELQLEVFVNGSSSELIAAFRQTPDGLLLIESQQLKNVGIKPAKEATREDGWVDIGRLPGVVATYDEENQTVSFDAMEDSRAARIIDAQADETLQASEEEEPVVTSNLGGLINYTVYGSTGGSKWDDLTSFQGVSSLLEGRLFGPYGVLTSSQILSSSDAANFGSTRLDTRWSYSDPTRLMTYNVGDIISGGLSWTRPTRLGGIQIRRNFTLRPDLVTMPLPELSGSAAVPSTIDVYVDNAQRASRSVPSGPFSITNLPIITGAGTARLVVRDALGRETVSETPFYASSDLLAKGLADFSAEIGFARRYYGVESNNYDERPIGSATLRYGLTNNFTIEAHAEGAENFYNAGAGSVFNVGTFGVGSVAASSSRFGDETGYQVAASLEAELWNIKFFARTQRTFGDFNDMASVTADIARFGLPSTLYNAKPPRSLDQASIALPPIFENLNLNFSYAQLETANFDKSRIVSMTATKPIGQKGNVFFSTFTDLERKGSFGVFAGLSWMMDGNITASTGISSDDTGTSVTADLMKSEQPVVGSTGWRVRGSYGQNDIIAASGSYRSSIGRAEAGVEKFNDSVRGTAQFEGAIIVAGGGAFLANRVSDAFSVVDVGAPDVEVFYENRPIGKTNKRGKLLVSDLRSYEDNAISIDPSNLPLDASVSTTRQVVRPSDRSGAVVDFNVSADTRPALITIRNEAGDYIQTGASAQLNDDETTIVGYDGQVYAENIAETNTLIIRQSNGENCTVTFTAPAKANERTTIPDAVCRKDP